Proteins encoded together in one Anaerotignum propionicum DSM 1682 window:
- a CDS encoding DUF4391 domain-containing protein — MFNLPNQYKVGKKIPMKDFIPKDFKPELKKKIKDIVKSVVLADQVMGEDIHSLANEEYNCQVIQFYDFELADIKKAAFVANLYQEIIKSPCVLRLYDSRNEVYSFALKRLNQNDKTQIVVTDKLLTGGYPIAMPSFEKNTLQNELSFDNIKNKTNKVAFYLEIYVRAYILMNDKLYANIKSFLSKPIWYNERTVIEVYKLLYQIAVNKENVQKSISNREKMQLNQEIRQFISELDKI; from the coding sequence ATGTTTAATTTACCGAATCAATATAAAGTGGGCAAAAAAATACCAATGAAGGACTTTATTCCAAAGGATTTCAAACCCGAATTAAAAAAGAAGATAAAAGATATCGTAAAGAGCGTTGTCCTTGCCGATCAAGTTATGGGGGAGGATATTCATTCTTTGGCAAATGAAGAATATAACTGTCAAGTGATTCAGTTTTATGATTTTGAGCTTGCGGATATAAAAAAAGCTGCTTTTGTAGCCAATCTCTATCAAGAAATCATAAAGTCTCCCTGTGTGCTTCGATTATATGACAGCAGGAATGAAGTATATTCTTTTGCACTGAAACGACTGAATCAGAATGATAAAACGCAGATTGTGGTTACAGATAAGCTGCTTACTGGGGGATACCCCATAGCAATGCCTAGTTTTGAGAAAAACACCTTGCAAAATGAGCTTTCCTTTGACAATATCAAAAACAAAACCAACAAAGTAGCGTTTTATTTAGAAATTTATGTACGAGCCTATATTCTTATGAATGATAAATTGTATGCAAATATAAAGTCTTTTCTATCAAAGCCAATATGGTATAATGAACGTACAGTAATAGAGGTATATAAATTGCTGTATCAAATTGCAGTCAATAAAGAAAATGTGCAAAAATCCATATCCAATAGGGAGAAAATGCAGTTAAATCAGGAAATTAGGCAATTCATTTCCGAATTAGATAAAATATAA
- a CDS encoding zinc ribbon domain-containing protein, producing the protein MYCIQCGVELPNEAKFCSNCGAKLDNNFEQIKSKNNKKVLKEEKRRYPIFDKFVTFPNDITNYVRIYLEFKEKAEWAITYVKDLIENEYKGLNNIVDDLDVDICDVDIELENLIFNELINSGVLGYSKDDISKHLYEVTRRFDLVLAEIIETNDRIEESVSNTKIYREAKKNSRGKLIGGGFGIGGAIKGIAMAGTFNMATGMLHSVSNSLSNGNTEYNARKQKEKIFYDRNIRESLYESIYYDVLNAHVVLIELLGLNGIKVSMYSEKMQEKAYNIYDALSNGNIKGEKIEQAICEMITLFPLESNFYELAAKSFPAEIDKINVISAVFKIDLTTNLNKQEENIKLAAECLCANSLYKKLSNCMTYSMDDNLSFISNFLELHYFKKIIILSNENKKKHSRDVEKFGNIFACFSKGERPLAIYGDCREGFVITNEKLYIQTKKIKIVNKISFYDFENCTIECGSDQSSENSIVFNESIRIHISNTEIERRNIHFQEIINFLVYLMFFINCNVDGRSELIKDDILRILNIDTTDLFIPSMENAWVNRNQNYDSIMRVVAGLYKNLPTELKKYCFTADALSEYTNFDFIRFKNAIDFYGDKYRINNEMPLLCFDDSASINSPAGFIVTNQSIIYFYYQLFQNPAEGRIPLKSIYSCVPVCNVVSPHIVINEEIKVRACNATTNIECVTDLIDKLISKITTIMGSDLETDSIVDTIKLSENVSKPVESGTFIQESELAKFFEVELSEKKELKNYICLLDEIKKPSLNDSKRVHCVLEKCRIDPMGDCEKPVLLYDDTLSKSGNEGFLVTSKRIYYYYVFEGVKTIELNLIESVTAVKKLISPYILINNNIKLGIAMAGNRNIDIMVDMIEKIIEIYRMGD; encoded by the coding sequence ATGTATTGTATACAGTGTGGGGTTGAACTGCCAAATGAGGCAAAGTTTTGCTCTAATTGTGGTGCAAAACTTGACAACAATTTTGAACAAATAAAATCTAAAAATAATAAGAAAGTTCTAAAAGAAGAAAAGCGGAGGTATCCAATTTTTGATAAATTTGTTACGTTCCCAAATGATATAACTAATTATGTAAGAATTTATTTGGAATTTAAGGAAAAAGCTGAATGGGCAATAACCTATGTTAAAGATTTAATAGAAAATGAATATAAAGGTTTAAATAATATTGTTGATGATCTTGACGTTGATATTTGTGATGTAGATATAGAATTAGAGAATTTAATATTTAATGAACTAATTAATAGTGGTGTTTTAGGGTACAGTAAAGATGATATTTCAAAACATCTTTATGAAGTAACGAGAAGGTTTGATTTGGTACTAGCTGAAATTATAGAGACAAATGATAGAATTGAGGAGAGTGTCTCAAATACTAAAATTTATAGAGAGGCAAAAAAGAACTCAAGAGGAAAACTTATTGGCGGTGGTTTTGGTATCGGCGGGGCTATTAAGGGGATAGCTATGGCTGGAACTTTTAATATGGCAACAGGAATGCTACATTCAGTTTCGAATTCATTATCTAATGGGAACACGGAGTATAATGCCAGGAAACAAAAGGAAAAAATCTTTTACGATAGAAACATTAGAGAGAGTTTATATGAATCTATATATTATGATGTGCTTAATGCACATGTTGTTTTAATAGAGTTATTAGGATTAAATGGAATTAAGGTTTCAATGTATTCTGAAAAAATGCAAGAAAAAGCATATAATATATATGATGCATTATCAAATGGAAATATAAAGGGCGAAAAAATTGAGCAGGCAATTTGTGAAATGATTACATTATTTCCGTTGGAAAGTAATTTTTATGAATTGGCAGCAAAAAGCTTTCCGGCAGAAATAGATAAAATTAATGTAATTTCCGCCGTATTTAAAATTGACTTGACAACAAATTTGAATAAGCAAGAAGAAAATATAAAGTTAGCTGCTGAATGCCTATGTGCAAATAGTTTGTATAAAAAACTATCTAATTGTATGACATATAGCATGGATGATAATTTGTCATTTATATCTAATTTTTTAGAATTACATTATTTTAAAAAAATCATTATTCTTTCAAACGAAAACAAGAAAAAACATTCTAGAGATGTGGAAAAATTTGGTAACATTTTTGCTTGTTTCTCAAAAGGTGAACGTCCATTAGCAATTTATGGTGACTGCAGAGAAGGTTTTGTAATAACGAATGAAAAATTATATATTCAGACTAAGAAAATAAAAATAGTAAATAAAATTTCTTTTTATGATTTTGAAAACTGTACAATAGAATGTGGCTCTGACCAATCTTCAGAAAATTCCATTGTATTTAATGAATCGATACGGATACATATATCTAATACAGAAATAGAACGCCGAAATATTCATTTCCAGGAGATAATAAATTTTCTTGTTTATCTTATGTTTTTTATAAACTGTAATGTAGATGGTAGAAGCGAGCTAATTAAAGATGATATTTTAAGGATTCTTAATATTGACACTACTGATTTATTTATCCCTTCAATGGAAAACGCATGGGTAAATAGAAATCAAAATTACGATTCAATTATGAGAGTTGTAGCAGGTTTATACAAAAATCTGCCAACAGAACTAAAAAAATACTGTTTTACTGCGGATGCTTTAAGTGAGTATACAAATTTTGATTTTATTAGATTTAAAAATGCAATAGATTTTTATGGGGATAAGTATAGAATAAATAATGAGATGCCGTTATTATGTTTTGATGATTCGGCTTCAATAAATAGTCCTGCAGGTTTTATTGTTACAAATCAAAGCATTATCTATTTTTATTACCAGTTATTTCAAAATCCGGCGGAAGGCAGAATTCCATTAAAATCAATATATTCATGCGTACCTGTGTGTAATGTAGTATCTCCGCATATTGTTATTAATGAGGAAATCAAAGTTAGAGCATGTAATGCAACAACAAATATTGAATGTGTTACGGATTTGATTGATAAACTAATAAGTAAAATAACTACAATAATGGGTTCCGATTTAGAAACAGATAGTATTGTTGACACAATAAAATTATCTGAGAACGTTAGCAAACCAGTTGAGTCAGGGACTTTTATACAAGAGTCTGAATTGGCTAAGTTTTTTGAAGTAGAATTAAGTGAAAAAAAAGAATTGAAAAACTATATTTGTTTATTAGACGAAATTAAAAAACCATCGCTTAATGATAGTAAACGCGTACATTGTGTCTTAGAAAAATGTCGCATAGATCCAATGGGTGATTGCGAAAAACCAGTCTTATTATATGACGATACACTATCAAAATCAGGTAATGAAGGATTTTTGGTGACTTCAAAAAGGATTTATTATTATTATGTTTTTGAAGGAGTAAAAACTATTGAGTTAAATCTAATAGAAAGTGTCACAGCTGTTAAAAAGCTTATTAGCCCATATATTCTTATAAACAACAATATAAAGTTAGGCATTGCTATGGCAGGAAATAGAAATATTGATATTATGGTTGATATGATTGAAAAAATTATCGAAATATATAGAATGGGTGATTAG
- a CDS encoding DEAD/DEAH box helicase yields the protein MGNVIGSNEQMIDKINEILKNKKNAVINIVNDKLTISVFALLEQNLKNVKEINFVIRDTKFVPNQTEITHEFEMTPNDILYNSYDIVEKNKLKHFAKAKSMHDFIKKNVNVKKVNPKIKIGGNVIIIDDDFMIQGSSSLEVSPKKQYNSFRNINFDTMLNGTMDKEQILSALNLFNQIWFNEQVSSDYKEELLQSLEYVYKEHAPEFLYYFTLNELFGYQLDSGVERFERDSDKFKKTEIWNSLYDFQKDCVVSAIQKLQKYRGCIIADSVGLGKTFEALAIIKYFEIKMDNVLVLTPAKLYDNWKSFRGTYKDSFLKESFNYKIMFHTDLSRYKGMSTSGEDLKRFNWGNYDLVVIDESHNFRNRNDRYDENDQLIMTRYARLLQEVILKGKNNTKVLLLSATPVNNSLVDLKNQISIITADHDFAFEEYGVQSVDNLMRKSSAVINTWEKNRNHKKDELLDSLPSEFYKLLEMMTISRSRKHITNYYGDNKVGKFPDKNVPLTYSPEIDSENQLLKFKEANDILEQLNLSVYTPTKYIKSEFVPMYAKKYNAKGKRGGNMDFTTQAKGMIVLHRFNLFKRLESSVYSFAETLHRLLDRIDRTVAILESGGRVEEYDVDDENGEDIFLDGKYEIDVKHLRVNDYLYDLENDREVLQLIYEDAKTILDYDRDKKIKVLEDVIAKKVTETPYNLGNRKILIFSAFADTINYIYNKINKELLKSGLYTASISGSNIKVNNRNVEADFNDVLCAFSPKSKMKKEIPQEEQIDILIGTDCISEGQNLQDCDTVINFDIQWNPVSLIQRFGRIDRIGSTNEKIQMINFFPNVELNEYLGLEQRVKGKMTVLNLVSTGDEDDLTPEMNDFNFRKRQLERLQKEVIDIEDANENISLTDLNMNEYLYELSDYVSRTPEIKKVPRGVYSVTDGERQGVLFCFKHSNLQDRPKSDSSLYPYYLIYLDNNGEVLYGNGKAREVVKIFRKLCYGKREPVAQLVNQFFSRTNNTRDMKIYSELINKAVNSIKGKEEEKAIQTTFDFGGFNNAFGEETADDFELISFLVVE from the coding sequence ATGGGGAATGTCATTGGTTCAAATGAGCAGATGATAGATAAAATAAATGAAATTCTGAAAAACAAAAAAAATGCAGTTATCAATATTGTAAATGATAAATTAACAATATCTGTTTTTGCTTTGTTGGAGCAAAATTTAAAAAATGTTAAAGAGATTAACTTTGTAATTCGTGATACAAAATTTGTTCCAAATCAAACTGAAATAACGCATGAGTTTGAAATGACGCCAAATGATATTCTTTATAACTCTTATGATATCGTAGAAAAAAATAAGTTGAAACATTTTGCGAAGGCAAAATCCATGCACGATTTTATAAAGAAAAATGTGAATGTTAAAAAGGTAAATCCTAAAATTAAAATTGGTGGGAATGTAATAATTATAGATGATGATTTTATGATACAAGGGTCATCTTCTTTGGAGGTATCCCCTAAAAAACAGTATAATTCATTTAGGAATATAAACTTTGATACTATGTTAAATGGTACAATGGATAAAGAACAGATACTTTCAGCATTAAATCTTTTCAATCAAATTTGGTTTAATGAACAGGTATCGTCTGATTATAAAGAAGAATTATTGCAAAGTCTTGAGTATGTATACAAGGAACATGCACCAGAATTTTTATATTATTTTACTTTAAACGAATTGTTTGGGTATCAACTTGATAGTGGCGTGGAAAGATTTGAACGGGACAGTGATAAATTCAAAAAAACTGAAATATGGAATTCTCTTTATGACTTCCAAAAAGATTGTGTAGTTTCGGCAATTCAAAAGTTGCAAAAATACAGAGGTTGTATCATTGCTGATTCTGTTGGCTTGGGTAAAACCTTTGAAGCCCTTGCAATTATAAAGTATTTTGAAATAAAAATGGATAATGTATTGGTGCTTACACCTGCCAAGCTTTATGATAACTGGAAATCCTTCAGAGGAACTTATAAAGATAGTTTTTTGAAAGAATCCTTTAATTATAAAATTATGTTTCATACCGACTTGTCAAGATATAAAGGAATGTCAACTTCAGGTGAAGATTTAAAACGGTTTAATTGGGGTAATTATGATTTAGTGGTTATTGATGAATCCCATAATTTCAGAAATCGCAATGATAGATATGACGAAAATGACCAGCTAATTATGACAAGGTATGCAAGACTTCTTCAGGAAGTAATTCTAAAAGGTAAAAATAATACAAAGGTACTTTTGCTTTCTGCAACACCCGTCAATAATAGTTTGGTTGACTTAAAGAATCAAATTAGTATTATTACGGCTGACCATGATTTTGCATTTGAAGAATATGGAGTCCAAAGCGTGGATAATTTAATGAGAAAATCTTCTGCTGTAATCAATACTTGGGAGAAAAATAGAAATCATAAAAAAGACGAGTTGTTGGACAGTTTGCCATCAGAATTTTATAAACTCTTGGAAATGATGACCATATCTAGAAGTAGGAAACATATTACAAATTACTATGGTGATAATAAAGTGGGTAAATTTCCTGACAAAAATGTTCCGCTTACCTACTCCCCCGAAATTGATTCAGAGAATCAATTATTGAAATTTAAAGAAGCAAATGACATATTAGAGCAGTTGAATCTTAGTGTATACACACCAACGAAGTATATTAAGAGCGAGTTTGTTCCTATGTATGCAAAAAAATACAATGCCAAGGGCAAACGTGGCGGTAATATGGATTTCACAACACAGGCAAAAGGAATGATTGTGCTTCATAGATTTAACCTTTTTAAGAGATTGGAAAGTTCTGTTTATTCTTTTGCAGAAACATTACATAGACTTCTTGATCGCATTGACAGGACGGTTGCAATTTTGGAAAGCGGCGGTCGAGTTGAGGAATATGATGTAGACGATGAAAATGGAGAAGATATATTCCTTGACGGCAAATATGAAATAGATGTCAAGCATTTAAGAGTGAATGACTATTTATATGATCTTGAAAACGACAGAGAAGTATTGCAGCTAATATATGAGGATGCAAAAACAATTCTTGATTATGATAGGGATAAAAAAATAAAGGTTCTAGAAGATGTCATTGCAAAGAAAGTGACAGAAACACCCTATAACCTGGGGAATAGAAAGATTTTGATTTTTTCAGCTTTTGCTGATACCATCAACTACATCTACAACAAAATAAATAAAGAGTTATTAAAGAGCGGATTATATACAGCCAGTATCAGCGGTTCAAATATAAAGGTGAATAATCGAAATGTGGAAGCTGATTTTAATGATGTATTATGTGCTTTTTCTCCAAAATCCAAAATGAAAAAGGAAATTCCACAAGAGGAGCAAATAGATATTTTAATTGGCACTGATTGTATTTCCGAAGGACAGAATTTACAAGATTGCGACACCGTTATCAACTTTGACATTCAATGGAATCCTGTATCCTTGATTCAACGTTTTGGACGAATTGACCGTATTGGTAGCACCAATGAGAAAATTCAAATGATTAATTTTTTCCCAAATGTAGAATTGAATGAATATTTAGGGCTGGAGCAACGGGTGAAAGGGAAAATGACGGTCTTGAACTTAGTGTCCACAGGGGATGAGGATGATCTTACTCCTGAAATGAATGATTTTAATTTTAGGAAAAGGCAGTTGGAACGTCTGCAAAAAGAAGTCATTGATATTGAAGATGCCAATGAAAATATATCTCTTACCGACCTTAATATGAATGAATATTTGTATGAATTATCAGATTATGTAAGTAGAACGCCGGAAATAAAAAAAGTGCCAAGGGGCGTGTATTCTGTAACGGATGGCGAAAGGCAAGGTGTTTTATTCTGCTTCAAGCATAGTAATCTTCAGGATAGGCCAAAGTCTGATAGTTCCCTGTATCCATATTATTTAATTTACCTTGATAATAACGGTGAGGTGCTTTATGGGAATGGAAAGGCTCGAGAAGTGGTTAAGATTTTTAGAAAGCTTTGCTATGGGAAAAGGGAGCCTGTTGCACAACTGGTTAACCAATTTTTTAGCAGAACAAATAATACAAGAGATATGAAAATTTACTCTGAGCTTATTAATAAAGCAGTAAACTCCATCAAAGGCAAAGAGGAAGAAAAAGCAATTCAAACAACCTTTGATTTCGGGGGATTTAATAATGCCTTTGGGGAAGAAACAGCGGATGACTTTGAGTTGATTTCATTTTTGGTGGTGGAGTGA
- a CDS encoding site-specific DNA-methyltransferase, whose amino-acid sequence MDYTKVPQEINNVVGDNVKLLAQLFPSAVKDGQVDFEALKDELGQFEEVGKEKYELTWAGKQNAKKKAQEDVYNRTLKYIEADSKNPETTENLYIEGDNLEVLKLLRQNYYGAIKMIYIDPPYNTGDDYIYNDKRRMNRIQSDILEDIRDDASSLMVKNQKSSNLFHAKWLDEIYPVLKLSKDLLKDDGVIFISIDYNENFNLRAIMDEIFGRDAFIGEIYWESKTKSQNTETSFNKLQPKAEMIFVYSKKEKRRFNLIKSGEKKYPLNDKNGVYREHILEVMNANGIRGRETMIFDISDGVATVSLPEGKQWQIGQEQVSIYKNAGDLFIRDDKVIIKMRPSYERNEKTEPFWGMFTKELGTAESAKKELTSLLGTHGFETVKPIEIIRRLTYHGTNNKDIILDFFSGSATTAHAVMQLNAEDGGNRKFIMVQVAEETDKNSEASNTGFKNICEIGKERIRRAGEKLKEEIETANAQLKLGEEPKQVPDIGFKVFRTADTNIKWNIRNSTAEINLDTAESPNIDLMDFFHGVKDVDVVYEVMLRQKDVPLSATLETLMDIGGRTYLYGSAYLVCLETEITVDLIDKLAALDPLPIKFIFRDSSFKDDINLKDETFRRLKNLVERNSGLTKKTYTVEFI is encoded by the coding sequence ATGGACTACACAAAAGTACCACAAGAGATAAATAACGTTGTCGGTGATAATGTAAAACTACTAGCACAGCTATTTCCTTCTGCTGTGAAAGATGGACAAGTTGACTTTGAGGCTTTGAAAGATGAGCTAGGTCAATTTGAGGAAGTTGGCAAAGAAAAATACGAGCTTACTTGGGCTGGCAAGCAAAATGCGAAGAAAAAAGCACAAGAAGATGTTTATAACAGAACCCTAAAATATATTGAAGCGGATAGCAAAAACCCTGAAACTACCGAAAACCTATATATCGAGGGTGATAACCTTGAGGTGTTAAAACTTCTTCGTCAAAACTACTATGGTGCAATCAAAATGATTTACATTGACCCACCGTATAATACTGGTGATGACTATATTTATAATGATAAACGTAGAATGAATAGAATACAAAGCGATATTTTAGAAGATATAAGAGATGATGCGAGTAGTTTAATGGTGAAAAATCAGAAATCCTCTAATTTGTTCCATGCTAAATGGCTTGATGAAATATATCCAGTTTTAAAACTTTCAAAAGATCTATTGAAGGATGATGGTGTTATATTCATTTCAATTGATTACAACGAAAACTTTAATCTTCGAGCTATAATGGATGAAATATTTGGAAGAGATGCCTTTATTGGTGAAATATATTGGGAGTCGAAAACAAAATCGCAAAATACAGAAACATCTTTTAATAAATTGCAGCCCAAAGCTGAAATGATATTTGTATATTCAAAAAAAGAGAAAAGACGATTTAATTTAATTAAAAGTGGAGAAAAAAAATATCCATTAAATGATAAAAATGGTGTGTATCGTGAACATATTCTAGAGGTAATGAACGCTAACGGTATCCGTGGCAGGGAAACTATGATTTTTGATATTAGCGATGGTGTTGCCACAGTTTCACTTCCAGAGGGGAAACAGTGGCAAATCGGTCAAGAACAGGTTTCAATTTATAAAAATGCAGGTGATTTATTTATTCGTGATGATAAAGTAATTATAAAGATGCGGCCGTCATATGAACGGAATGAAAAGACAGAACCTTTTTGGGGAATGTTTACTAAAGAATTAGGAACAGCAGAAAGTGCGAAAAAAGAATTGACATCATTATTAGGAACCCATGGATTTGAAACAGTTAAGCCAATTGAAATTATTAGACGATTAACTTACCATGGGACTAATAATAAAGATATTATTCTAGACTTTTTCTCAGGTTCAGCCACAACTGCCCACGCAGTTATGCAGTTAAACGCAGAAGATGGTGGAAACCGTAAATTTATAATGGTGCAAGTAGCAGAAGAAACTGATAAAAATAGCGAGGCATCTAATACAGGGTTTAAAAATATATGCGAAATAGGCAAAGAACGTATTCGCCGTGCTGGCGAAAAACTCAAAGAAGAAATTGAAACTGCCAATGCACAGCTTAAACTTGGTGAAGAACCAAAGCAAGTGCCTGACATCGGTTTTAAAGTATTCCGTACAGCAGACACCAACATTAAATGGAACATTAGAAATTCAACTGCGGAAATCAATTTGGATACAGCAGAATCTCCCAATATTGATTTGATGGACTTTTTCCATGGGGTGAAGGATGTAGATGTTGTGTATGAAGTAATGCTTCGTCAAAAAGACGTACCGCTTTCTGCAACCTTGGAAACATTAATGGATATTGGCGGCAGAACCTATTTGTATGGCAGTGCTTATTTGGTTTGCCTTGAAACAGAAATTACAGTGGATTTGATTGATAAGCTGGCAGCACTTGACCCATTGCCCATTAAGTTTATCTTTAGAGATTCCTCTTTTAAAGATGATATTAACCTAAAGGATGAAACCTTTAGACGACTAAAAAATCTTGTTGAAAGAAATTCAGGGCTCACGAAAAAAACTTATACCGTAGAGTTTATATAA
- a CDS encoding DUF4116 domain-containing protein has product MGVTWVDEILKNLKNDGRLLKKISKKEQTLEMCKVAISQNPKALQYASRKCIDAKICLNAVKKDGNVFKCVPNQFITKKMCLLAVQADPNLLYSVPVEWRTKAIYLVALTKKAEVLSHIPHEIRCEILNEETPVELLENIVEFNINWLIYMPVCRKGIDICLAYIKKDFSNSQHLPVGIKQNQEILDYQKSEGKIDILSKLYNSETDLFMTNIRVVYDKRSSTLDNCRLIDDLYTIELEFQNFDEFYRFLDGNLYDAELWEYKFEGIDLKQYNIEGAVIHQDVLAEQGLFDGSYFEVLKKRIECIDLTNVEKDEICLHVGFNYPKPVDDNEYERFDNNHIPFFYVSDIHLGHRVAHKFILRATKEEIRSYIKILVHKMLASRGTVPYGSYLLIAGDTASEFEMAKMFYDELVCLWNPHDIVVIHGNHELWDPRDEMENNIQVYREYFKRLGINFLQNDLLLVKDRIHQLILSEDKIIELSQGRLRKLAQECSIIVLGGIGFSGLNDKYNAANMRYGKSFEELESIEEALKKDVSETRRFDTIYRKLLQDLPNNKVIVLTHMQKCDWNADLHNPNWIYVNGHNHKNYFNISGKKAVYADNQIGYNTETIGLKTSILIMNMIFLRI; this is encoded by the coding sequence ATGGGGGTGACTTGGGTGGATGAAATTTTGAAAAACCTAAAAAACGATGGACGTTTGCTGAAAAAGATATCTAAAAAGGAACAAACCCTAGAAATGTGCAAGGTAGCTATCAGTCAAAATCCCAAGGCACTACAGTATGCATCCAGAAAATGTATTGATGCAAAAATTTGTTTAAACGCGGTTAAGAAGGATGGAAATGTATTTAAATGTGTTCCGAATCAGTTTATTACCAAGAAAATGTGTTTGTTGGCTGTTCAGGCGGATCCGAATTTGCTTTATAGTGTTCCTGTTGAATGGAGAACGAAGGCAATATATTTGGTTGCGCTAACAAAGAAAGCAGAGGTTTTGTCACATATACCCCATGAAATAAGATGTGAGATATTGAATGAAGAAACCCCAGTAGAACTTCTTGAAAATATAGTTGAATTTAACATAAACTGGCTAATATATATGCCTGTTTGTCGAAAGGGTATTGATATTTGCTTGGCGTATATAAAGAAAGACTTCTCTAACTCGCAACATTTGCCTGTGGGAATAAAGCAGAATCAAGAGATTTTAGATTATCAAAAATCTGAAGGAAAAATCGATATTCTTAGTAAACTATACAATTCGGAAACTGATTTATTTATGACGAATATAAGGGTGGTTTATGACAAAAGATCTTCCACTTTAGATAATTGTAGACTGATTGATGATTTGTATACTATTGAGCTGGAATTCCAGAACTTTGATGAATTTTACAGGTTTTTGGATGGCAATTTATATGATGCTGAATTATGGGAATACAAATTCGAAGGCATTGACCTAAAGCAATATAACATTGAAGGAGCAGTGATTCATCAAGACGTTTTGGCAGAGCAAGGACTATTTGACGGTAGTTATTTTGAAGTACTGAAGAAACGCATAGAGTGTATTGATTTAACTAATGTCGAGAAAGACGAAATTTGTCTTCATGTAGGATTCAATTATCCGAAACCAGTTGATGATAATGAATATGAAAGATTCGATAATAACCACATACCATTTTTCTATGTGAGTGACATCCATCTCGGCCATAGGGTTGCACATAAGTTTATACTGAGAGCAACAAAGGAAGAAATTAGATCATATATTAAAATTCTGGTGCATAAAATGCTAGCATCGAGAGGAACGGTGCCTTATGGCAGCTATCTCTTAATTGCAGGGGATACTGCTTCTGAATTTGAGATGGCAAAAATGTTTTATGATGAATTAGTGTGTTTGTGGAATCCCCACGATATTGTAGTTATCCATGGAAATCACGAACTTTGGGATCCAAGGGATGAAATGGAAAACAATATTCAGGTATATCGTGAATACTTTAAAAGACTGGGGATCAATTTTTTGCAAAATGACTTACTATTAGTGAAGGACCGAATTCACCAATTAATACTTAGTGAGGATAAAATCATTGAACTTAGCCAAGGCCGATTAAGAAAATTGGCACAGGAGTGTTCTATAATAGTCCTTGGAGGCATTGGGTTTAGCGGATTAAATGATAAATATAATGCGGCGAATATGCGCTATGGAAAATCTTTTGAGGAATTGGAATCTATAGAAGAGGCACTGAAAAAGGATGTTTCTGAAACTCGTAGATTTGATACCATATATCGAAAATTGCTACAGGATCTTCCTAATAATAAGGTCATAGTGCTTACACATATGCAGAAATGTGACTGGAATGCAGACTTACATAATCCAAACTGGATTTACGTAAATGGACATAACCATAAAAATTACTTTAATATCAGCGGTAAAAAAGCGGTTTATGCAGATAATCAAATTGGATATAATACAGAAACGATTGGACTGAAAACTTCTATATTGATAATGAATATGATATTTTTACGTATTTAG